Below is a window of Sulfitobacter sp. BSw21498 DNA.
TGGCGATCAGCGTCTTGAATTCCTCGTCGCTGAACGTGTCACCAACAAAGGGTTTCATCACGCGAAAGGCGACATCCTCGTAGGACATCGCGGCCATCTCGCGCAGTTCATCGGTGCTGAGTGTCGGGATCGTTTCGGGCACATACAGACCGCCGTCACGGGCAAGGCCGGTCAGCAGCGCCTCTTCAAACGACAAAACGGGGGCGGAACCACGGGTAGAGACATAACGCATAGGGTTGGTCAGCTTTCGGTTTTGGGTGCGCGGCGGCGGCGCAGGAAGAAAAGGCTCATCCCAAGCCAGATCGCGGCAAGAGAGAACCAAGTGATCGCATATTGCAAGTGATCGTTGGGAATTCGGGCGGTATCAACAGGCAACGGGCTGATCCCCGCTGCCGGCGGGGTGCTGCTGCGTGTGACCAGCAGCACAGGCTGCGTGCCAAGGGTTTGGGCCATGGCTGGCACATCGCGGGCAAACCAGATGTTGCCCTTCAGGTCGGCCTCGGGCGTGAAGCTATCGGTTTCCTGCGGCCATTGCAGATTGCCCGTGATGGTTGCGGGGCCATCGGAGCGCGCGGCGCCCTTGGCGCTGGCCACCGCGAAACCGCGATCCACCATGATCCGGCGACCATCCTCAAGCACGAAGGGTGTGATGATCCGGTAGCCTGCACCGACGTCCTTCTGGGACACGAGCACGTGCACCTCGCCCTGTTCGAACGCGCCCGACACGGTCACGGGCAGATAGGCGTCAAGGTCGCGGTTCACCGACGCAGGCAAGTCAACCGGTGCGGCAGCGATGCGGGTGTTGATGTCGGCGATGATCGCCTCTTTCCAGGCCAACCGCTGAAACTGCCAAACGCCCAGCCATATCAGGGTAGCGGCGCCGCCAAGGCCGACAATCAGCAGGAATAGCGTGCGACGCATAAAGCTCTCTTGAGGTTGGCACCCGTGGTCGGGTGGCGGCAATGCAAAGGCGCGCAAGGTCCCCCTCGCGCGCCTTTGCTTTTAGTGATTGCGGCCCGATTTGCAAGCCGACTGCGGGCTTAGATGCCCCACATATAGACGGCGAAGAAAAGGAACAGCCAGACCACATCCACAAAGTGCCAGTACCAAGCAGCGGCCTCAAAGCCGACGTGCTGCTCTTGGGTAAAGTGGCCTTTGATCGCGCGGACCAGACAGACCGCCAAGAAGATCGTACCGATTGCAACGTGGAAACCGTGGAAACCCGTCGCCATGAAGAAGCTGGAGAAGAACAGGTCGCCCCCGAAGGTCCAATCGTCGTGGACCAGCAGTTCGTAATACTCATAGGCTTGAAACGCGGTGAACAGCATGCCCAGAACGATCGCGATGGACAGGCCGGCGATCAGGTCTTTGCGGTTGTTCTCGTGGACCAGCGCGTGGTGCGCCCAAGTCACGGCACAGCCCGACAGCAGCAGGATCAGCGTGTTGATCAGCGGCAGGTGGAAGGCGTCAACCGGGATGATATCCGGCTGCACATAGGTGGAGCCCGGAAATTCGTCCATCGGGTACAGGGCTTCTTTGAAGAAGGTCCAGAACCACGCGACAAAGAACATCACTTCGGACATGATGAACAGGATGAAGCCATAGCGCAGACCGATGCGCACGACGTTGGTGTGATCGCCGACGTGGCTTTCGGCGACAACCTCGGACCACCATCCGAACATGCAATACAGCACAGCAACCAGACCACCCAAGAAAACGAAGGGGGTTACATCGTGCATCCAGAAAACACCACCAACCAGCATGACGCAGCCGGCAATGGAGCTGAGCAATGGCCATGTGGACGGCGGCAGAATGTGGTAGTCATGGTTCTTTTCATGGGCCATTGGTTCAGTCCCTCACCTTTTTCTTAATTCAGGTTTATCGCGCTGTCCTGATCGGGGGCTTCATAGCCCTCGGGCAGGTCAATTTCATAGAACGTATAAGACAGTGTGATCGTATGTACATACTTGCCATCACGGTCTTCGACGATTTCGGGGTCAACAAAGAAGCTGACGGGCATTTGAACGCGCTCACCGGGGGCGAGCACCTGTTCAGTAAAGCAAAAGCATTCGATCTTTTCAAAAAACGCCCCGGCGGCATAGGGCGTCACGTTATAAGACGCCTGCCCCGCAACCGGGTGATCGGTGGGGTTATAGGCCTCGTAAAAGGCTAGCCCTGTTTCACCGATGCGCAGCGTCATCTCGGTTGCAACGGGTTTGAATTCCCACGGCATGTTGTCGTTCAGGCTACCGTCAAAACGTACGGTGATCGTCTGGTCAAGAACGTCGCCGTCTGCGCTTGCGACCTGACCCGGCGTCCCGCCAAAGCCGGTGACGCGGCAGAACCAGTCGTAAAACGGGACAGACGCCCACGCGAGCCCGCCCATCAGAACCACGACAGTGACGGTCTGCATGACAGTCTTGGCGGGTCCGGACAAAGCCATCAGTTGCTCTCCTGCGTTTGGATGTCTCCACCCGGCAGATCGTTGAAATCGATGTTGGTGATTTTAACAAAAGTCAGCGCCATGACCAGCACAACAAAGCCAGCCAAAAGCAGACCAACGCCCAGGTTGCGCCCGCGACGACGGGTGTGAATTTCGTGTTCTGCTCGAATGCCCATTACCAGCCTCCCATGCCATAGCCGCGCAGCGTCGCCTCTACCAGAATGGCCCCGAAGTGCAGGAAAAGATACCACAGGGACAGACGGAAGAACTTGCGCTCTACGCGGAAATCATCAGCTTCGCTGTCATCTTCGTCACGCTTCCAGATACGGAACGCGCCAATCAGGAACAGCAGGTTCAAAACGCCGGCGGTGACCAGATAGATCGGCCCACCGATAGTGGTAAAGCCGGTACCGACAGCCAGAATGACCAGCAAAACAGTATAAGCCAGAATGTGACGACGGGTAGAGCGGCGACCGTGGGTCACGGTCAGCATCGGCACCTTCGCGTCGTCATAGTCATTGCGCATAAACAGCGCCAAGGCCCAGAAGTGCGGCGGTGTCCACATGAAGATCAGCGCGAACATCAGCCATGCCTCGACAGAGAAGCTGCCGGTGGCGATAATCCAGCCGATCACAGGCGGGAACGCACCCGCAGCCCCACCGATAACGATGTTCTGCGGTGTCGCGCGCTTGAGCCACATGGAATAGAAAACAGCGTAAAAGAGGATCGTGAACAGCAGCATGCCTGCGGCCAGCAGGTTTGCGGCCAGCCCGAGCATCACAACCGACATTCCCGACAGCGCGACGCCAATCGCCAACGCTTCGCCCGGCTGGACGCGGCCCGACGGGATCGGGCGGCCTTGGGTCCGGCGCATGATCGCGTCGATGTCAGCGTCCCACCACATGTTCAGCGCACCAGAGGCCCCTGCCCCGATAGCGACGAACAGGATCGACGCAAAGCCAACAACCGGATGAACAGAGTTCGGCGCGGCCAACATGCCGACAAGCGCGGTAAAAACCACCAACTGCATGACGCGCGGCTTCATCAGGGCAAAGTAATCCCCGAACTGCGCTTCGTACTCGCCCGCAGGTGTCGTGCTGGTATCAGTCATGCGATCTCTCATACAAAAGGAACCCGGGGCGCGCACGTCGCGCACCCCGCATCAGCAATTGTGCCTTACTTGGACGCAACGGTCAGAGCTTGCGGAATGCCCGCATACTCTTCTTTCGCGTTACCCAGCCACTGTGCGTAAACCTCTTCCGAGACGACTTTCACAGTGATCGGCATATAGGCGTGGGCGTTGCCGCACAATTCGGAGCACTGGCCAAAGTACACGCCTTCTTTCTCGGCGGTGAACCATGTTTCCGCCAGACGGCCAGGTACAGCGTCTTGCTTTACGCCGAAGGCAGGCATTGCCCACGAATGGATCACGTCGGACCCCGTGACCTGAACCACGATCGTTTTGCCCACGGGGATCACGACAGCGGTATCGGTCGCCAGCAGGAACTGCCGCTCGGTATAGCCGGCGGCTTCGAGCTGGGCGATGACCTCGGGTGTTTTGCGGTTTTCACCACCAACAGCAGGCGCACCGATCATGTAGCTGTCAAAGCCAAAGCCTTCGTCGACATAATCATAGGACCAGTACCACTGGTTGCCCGTTGCCTTGATCGTCAGATCAGCTTGGGGAATTTCCTGTTGGCGGAACAGGATTGGCAGCGAATAGGCCCCGATCAGTACCAGAATCAGGATAGGTGCAACGGTCCAAAGGATCTCGACCGGCGTGTGGTGCGTAAAAGAAGCCGCAACAGGGTTGCGCTTCTTATTGTAGCGGAACGCCACCCAAAGGATCAAACCGGTGACGAAGATGGTGATCAAGGTGATGATGATCAGGATAAGATAGTCCAGATCGTGGATGTCTTGCGCCACGCGGGTGACGGCTGGCTGAAAGCCCATCTTGCCGTCAATCGGCTCACCAATGATTTCCAGCCCGTCGATGCGAAGGTTTTCCTGCGCCATTGCTGGCACGGCGGAAAAAGCGGCCATGAGACCCGAAAAAGAGAGAAGATGTTTCATATGTCGTCCTGATCTTGTGACCATTGATAAGCGAATCCCAGCACCACCCCGCAAATGGAGTCAGCTGTCCCGTTGTAATCTTTACGCTTACAATCATATTCTAACTTCAAGATAAAGACTTCTGCTTGCGTCAAACGGACGCGAAGCGATTTTTATGACACGATTCAAGGAACATTTTTATGAGCCAGCCGCCTTTCAACCCCTTTGAGGCGCAGCTTGACCGTGACGCCGCACTGTCCATCCTGCGTGACGCTGTTGCAGGTGCCGATGACGGGGAACTGTTTTTCGAGCGCCGCCGCTCCGAAGGGTTGGTGTTTGACGACGGGCGACTGAAAACAGCGAGCTACGACGCTTCCGAAGGGTTCGGGCTGCGCGCCGTGCGCGGCGATGTGTCAGGGTATGCCCACTCGACCGAGATCACAGAGGCCGCTTTGCGCCGCGCAAGCGAGACGGCGCGGCTGGCCGTGGGTGCGGGAGGTGGCACTTGGGCGGACGCGCCCGCAGCGACCAATCAAAAGCTTTATACCGACGAAGACCCGATCGCTGGCGCGGCCTTCCCCGTCAAGGTCGACACCCTGCGCGAGATCGATGATTTCGCCCGCAGCCTGGATTCCCGTGTCGTGCAGGTCTCTGCCTCTATTTCTGCCTCCATCCAAGAAGTCGAAATACTGCGCCCCGAAGGAAAATCCGTCCGCGATGTGCGCCCCATGACGCGGGTCAACGTGTCGGTGATCGTAGAACAAGACGGACGCCGCGAAAGCGGAACCGCGGGCGGCGGTGGCCGTGTCGGGCTGGACGGGCTGCTGGACCCCGCCGACTGGCAGGCCAAAATTCGCGAGGCTTTGCGCATCGCCTGCGTGAACCTGCGCGCCGTGCCTGCCCCTGCGGGGATGATGGATGTGGTGCTTGGCCCCGGCTGGCCCGGTATCTTGTTGCACGAGGCCATTGGCCACGGGCTGGAAGGCGATTTTAACCGCAAGGGATCAAGCGCGTTTGCAGGCCTCATGGGGCAGCGCATCGCGGCCAAAGGCGTGACGGTGCTGGATGACGGCACGCTGCCTGATCGGCGCGGGTCTATCTCTATTGATGACGAAGGCACGCCCTCGGCCAAGAATGTGCTGATCGAGGACGGCGTGCTGGTCGGCTATATGCAGGACCGGCAGAACGCGCGACTTATGGGGGTTGCCCCGACCGGTAATGGCCGCCGCGAATCCTATGCACACGCGCCGATGCCGCGCATGACCAACACCTATATGCTGGGCGGTGACGTGGCCCCCGGTGATATCGTCGCCGACCTGAAGGACGGTATTTATGCTGTCGGCTTTGGCGGCGGTCAGGTGGATATCACCAACGGCAAGTTCGTGTTCTCCTGCACCGAAGCCTACCGCGTGCGCAACGGGGTCGTGGGCGATCCGGTCAAAGGGGCCACTCTGATTGGCGATGGTGCCACCGCGCTGCAGCAGATTCGCGCCATCGGCAACGACCCCGCGCTCGACCCAGGGATGGGCAATTGCGGCAAAGCGGGCCAATGGGTGCCCGTTGGTGTTGGACAGCCGACATTGATGATCGGCGGGTTGACCGTCGGCGGTGCCGCCGCTGCATAATGGGCTAATGGGCAACCGGATGGGCGGGGGTGACGCGCTCCATCCGGTTGATCCAACATGGGCGTGAAATCAGCGGCGTGAGATCAGGGGCGTGAGATCACGGGCGTGAAGGTCCACAAACTCTATTCAAGTCAAATTAGTTCGACGCCGTTCATACTCTGTTAAGCAGCTTTGCCTAGAACTGGTGGAGCAACGGACGGAGACACGGGATGACTGACAGGAACAACGCTCCTTCCTCTTCCACGCCCCCCATGGTCCCAGCCACCTTGGAAGACGACAGCTTTGCCCAGCTTCGTCTGTTGCGCTCGCGCCGCGTCGGCGTCGTGACATATTACCGGATGCTGCGTGAATACGGCACAGCCCGCGCCGCGCTGGAGGCTCTGCCCGAGGTTGCACGCGCCGCAGGCGTGGAAGACTATCGAATCTGCCCCGAGAACATCGTGCAGGCAGAGTTGCGCGCGGCCAAAGGCGCTGGCGCGCGGCTGGTCACCCACGACAGCGTAGCCTACCCCCCTCATTTAGCAGAACTCGACGACGCCCCCCCGTTTCTATGGGCCATCGGAGATATCGACCTGCTGCACCGCCCCTTGGTGTCGATTGTGGGCGCGCGGAATGCCTCCTCCCTCGGGACGCGCATGACACGCGCCTTGGCGCGCGACTTGGGAGTGGCGGGGTTTACTGTCGTATCAGGGCTGGCGCGGGGCATCGACGCCGCGGCGCATCAGGCCGCGCTGGATACCGGCACCATCGCCGTTCAGGCGGGTGGCGTCGACGTGATCTATCCTGTCGAGAATACCGATCTTGCCCACGATATTGCCACCCAAGGCCTGCGCCTTTCGGAACAGCCCATGGGCTTGCAACCGATGGCGCGGCATTTTCCCAGCCGCAACAGGATCATCGCAGGGCTGGCCCGCGCAACCGTCGTGGTCGAGGCGGCGGCGAAGTCGGGCAGCCTGATCACCGCCCGCGATGCGCTGGACCAGGGGCGCGATGTGCTGGCGGTGCCCGGCCACCCGTTCGATGCACGTGCCGCGGGCTGCAACATGTTGATCCGTGACGGGGCCACGCTGGTGCGCAATGCCGCAGATGTGATCGAGCTTTTGGGCCCGGCTCGGCAAGAGCAGCCCGTTGCGTCGCCCCTCCACAGCCCACCACCGTCACCCGACCGTGACACTGCATCCCTGCACATCGAGATATTGTCGCGCCTCGGCCCCAGCCCCGTCGCCGAAGATCAACTGTTGCGCGATTTGGCCGTGGCACCGGCTATTGCCACACCTGTTATGGTGGAACTTGAGCTGAACGGCCGCATTCTGCGCCATGCGGGCGGTCTGGTGTCCCGAGCGGACTGAACACCGCGCAACCGCCGCTTGGGGGCCAGCCCCCGCTTTGGATTTCATCCAAAGCTCCCCCGGGATTTTGGACCATTTGGAAGGTGGCGAAGAGGCGCGTTCAGGTCGTCAAATCGGCCTCAGGCGCTGCTTCAAACCCCGTATATCAAAGGGGTCGCGCTGTTCTGCGGATTGACAAACTTCGCTTCACGCCACATGTCACAGCATAAGCCACGCGAATTAATTTGATCCAAGGTGCCGAATTTTATGCCAGTTGTCGTCGTCGAATCACCTGCAAAAGCCAAAACGATCAACTCGTATCTGGGCAGTGATTACATCGTGCTTGCGTCTTACGGCCACGTCCGCGACCTGCCCCCGAAGGACGGATCGGTCGACCCCGACAACGGGTTCGACATGACCTGGGAAGTCGCCACAGCGAGTAAAAAACACGTCAAAGCCATCGCTGATGCGCTGAAAGACGACAACGCATTGATCCTCGCGACTGACCCCGACCGCGAAGGCGAAGCGATCAGCTGGCACCTGCAAGAGACGTTGACCAAGCGCAAGTCGATCAAGAAGGACACGCCGGTCAGCCGCGTGGTGTTCAACCAGATCACCAAAAAGGCCGTGACCGAAGCGATGGCGAACCCGCGTCAGGTGGATATGCCGCTGGTCGAGGCCTATCTGGCACGGCGTGCGCTGGATTATCTGGTGGGGTTCAACCTGTCGCCTGTTCTTTGGCGCAAACTGCCCGGCGCAAAGTCGGCGGGGCGCGTGCAATCGGTCACTTTGCGGCTGATTGTCGAGCGCGAGATGGAAATCGAAGCCTTCCGCAACCGCGAATACTGGAGCGTGAAGGCGCTGGTCGCCACGCCACGCGGGCAGGAATTCGAGGCGCGGCTCGTGACAATGGCCGGCAAGAAGTTGGACCGCTTTGATCTGACCAATGAAACGCAGGCCGAAATGGCCGTGCAAGCCATCACCAGCCGCGATCTGACCGTCACCAGCGTCGAGGCAAAGCCTGCCAGCCGAAACCCCTCGGCCCCGTTCATGACGTCGACGTTACAACAGGAAGCCAGCCGCAAGTTCGGCATGGGTGCCCGCCAGACAATGAGCACGGCGCAGCGCCTGTATGAAGCCGGTCACATTACTTATATGCGGACCGACGGCATCGACATGGCCCCCGAGGCGATTACGATGGCGCGGGATGCGATCGCGGACCGGTTTGGCGCGGAGTACGTTCCATCAGAGCCACGTATCTACAAGAACAAGGCTAAGAACGCCCAAGAGGCGCACGAATGTGTGCGCCCGACTGACATGACCAAAGATTCCGCCGCGTTGAAACTGACGGAATCGGATCAACGCAAGCTTTATGACCTGATCTGGAAGCGGACGCTGGCCTGCCAGATGGAAAGCGCGCGTCTGGAACGCACCACGGTCGAGATCGGCAGCAAGGATGAACAGGTCGGCCTACGCGCCACCGGTCAGGTTGTGAAATTCGACGGCTTCCTGCGCGTCTATGAAGAAGGCCGGGATGACGTTGTGGACGAAGACGACAAGCGTCTGCCGCAGATCACTCAAGGCGACAAAATGGACAAACGCTCCGTTACGCCAGAGCAGCACTTCACCCAGCCGCCCCCCCGCTATACCGAAGCGACATTGGTCAAACGGATGGAAGAGCTTGGTATCGGGCGCCCGTCGACCTACGCCAGCGTTGTCACCACCATTCAAGACCGCGAATACGTCCGCAAGGAAGGCAACCGCCTGTTCCCCGAGGACAAGGGCCGTTTGGTCACCGCATTCCTCGAGAATTATTTCCGCAAATACGTGGGCTATGACTTTACCGCCGATCTGGAAGACCAGCTGGATAAGGTGAGCTCTGCCGACGCCAACTATAAAGATGTGCTGAGCCGCTTTTGGCAGGATTTCTCGGCTGCGATTGCCGAAACGGCCGATCTGCGCATCACCGAGGTGCTGGAAAAGATCAACGAGGTACTCGAGCCGCATCTGTTCCCGCAAAACGAAGACGGCAGCGACCCGCGCTTGTGTCCCAATTGTGAAATCGGGCGCTTGTCGATGCGCACAGCACGGTCCGGCGGCGCGTTTATCGGGTGCTCTAACTACCCTGAATGCCGCTATACCCGCCCCTTCGGCCCGCCCGACCCCGAGGCAGAAGCCTCGGCGATCCCGCCGGATGGCAAGCTGTTGGGCGAGGATATGGGCGAGGAGATTCGTGTGTTCAAAGGGCGCTTTGGCCCCTATGTGCAGCGCGGCCCCGTCACGGAAGAAAACAAGAAGCCGCCGCGTCAATCGGTGCCCAAGGACTGGCCCGCCGAAGAGCTGGAGCTGGAACGCGCTGTCATGCTGCTATCGCTCCCGCGGGAGATCGGGCCGCACCCTGAGGATGGCGTCATGGTCTGGGCGAATATCGGGCGCTACGGCCCCTACATAAAGCACGCCGAAAGCACGTCGAACCGTGGCGGGACCAACGCCAACCTTGAAGGTCTGGACGAGGTGTTCACCGTCGGCATGAACCGTGCCGTACAGTTGCTGGCTGAAAAAGTCGCCAGCCGTGGTGGCCGTGGCAAAGCTGCCATGCCGATCCGCGAGATGGGGGAACACCCTGATCTGGGCGGTGAGGTGAACATCATGGAAGGCAAGTATGGGCCGTACGTGAAGTGGGAGAAGGTCAACGCCACCATCCCCAAAGAGGTAGAGCCTGCTGATCTGACCATGGAACGCGCCGTTGAGCTGATCGAGGAAAAGCTGGCGAAATCCCCCGCCAAGCGCAAAGCCGCGACCAAAAAGCCTGCGGCAAAGAAACCCGCTGCGAAAAAGGCGGCACCCAAGAAAGCAGCGGCAAAGAAGGCTCCGGCCAAAAAGGCGACCGCCTCTAAAACCGCGACCAAAGCGGCCTCGACTCCAGACGCGTAAGAGTGCAACTCACATATATGTCATTTGATGAATATGTGAGTTGCCACACCCTGCCCGCGATGCTTTTACCTGTGGCAATCGCCACGGTAGAAGGAGATCAAGATGGCAGAGCAGACATTTTCACGACGCGGGTTGATCCTGACGGCAGGCGCGGCGCTATTTACGCCCGCCGTGTTGCGCGCGCAGACGCCGACACCTGAAGTCATCGACGTGGTACGCCACAACACAAACGGGTTCTCCAGCCAGAACTGGCAGGACCACTTTGACACCCTGGGTAAGGCTGCCATTGTCGCCGATACCTCGTCACGCGCGCTGCATTATTGGGGCGGCGATGGTGAAACCTACAAAATCTACCCGACGTCAGTCCCGCGCAGCGACGAGCTGACCAAACGCGGCTACACAAGTATCGTGCGCAAACGTGTTGGCCCGGACTGGACGCCGACCTCCAGCATGATCGAACGCGATCCGGACCTGAAATACATGCCTCCGGGGCCGGACAATCCGCTTGGGACCCACGCGATGTACCTCAGCTGGCCTGCCTATTTGATCCACGGCACACATGATACGCGCAAGATCGGGCGGCAAAGCTCTGACGGGTGCATCGGTCTTTACAACCACATGATCGAGGCCCTGTACCAGATTGCCCCCATCGGGACGCAGGTCCGTATC
It encodes the following:
- a CDS encoding cytochrome c oxidase assembly protein, which produces MALSGPAKTVMQTVTVVVLMGGLAWASVPFYDWFCRVTGFGGTPGQVASADGDVLDQTITVRFDGSLNDNMPWEFKPVATEMTLRIGETGLAFYEAYNPTDHPVAGQASYNVTPYAAGAFFEKIECFCFTEQVLAPGERVQMPVSFFVDPEIVEDRDGKYVHTITLSYTFYEIDLPEGYEAPDQDSAINLN
- a CDS encoding cytochrome C oxidase assembly protein, with amino-acid sequence MGIRAEHEIHTRRRGRNLGVGLLLAGFVVLVMALTFVKITNIDFNDLPGGDIQTQESN
- the coxB gene encoding cytochrome c oxidase subunit II encodes the protein MKHLLSFSGLMAAFSAVPAMAQENLRIDGLEIIGEPIDGKMGFQPAVTRVAQDIHDLDYLILIIITLITIFVTGLILWVAFRYNKKRNPVAASFTHHTPVEILWTVAPILILVLIGAYSLPILFRQQEIPQADLTIKATGNQWYWSYDYVDEGFGFDSYMIGAPAVGGENRKTPEVIAQLEAAGYTERQFLLATDTAVVIPVGKTIVVQVTGSDVIHSWAMPAFGVKQDAVPGRLAETWFTAEKEGVYFGQCSELCGNAHAYMPITVKVVSEEVYAQWLGNAKEEYAGIPQALTVASK
- a CDS encoding cytochrome c oxidase subunit 3 produces the protein MAHEKNHDYHILPPSTWPLLSSIAGCVMLVGGVFWMHDVTPFVFLGGLVAVLYCMFGWWSEVVAESHVGDHTNVVRIGLRYGFILFIMSEVMFFVAWFWTFFKEALYPMDEFPGSTYVQPDIIPVDAFHLPLINTLILLLSGCAVTWAHHALVHENNRKDLIAGLSIAIVLGMLFTAFQAYEYYELLVHDDWTFGGDLFFSSFFMATGFHGFHVAIGTIFLAVCLVRAIKGHFTQEQHVGFEAAAWYWHFVDVVWLFLFFAVYMWGI
- a CDS encoding L,D-transpeptidase, which codes for MAEQTFSRRGLILTAGAALFTPAVLRAQTPTPEVIDVVRHNTNGFSSQNWQDHFDTLGKAAIVADTSSRALHYWGGDGETYKIYPTSVPRSDELTKRGYTSIVRKRVGPDWTPTSSMIERDPDLKYMPPGPDNPLGTHAMYLSWPAYLIHGTHDTRKIGRQSSDGCIGLYNHMIEALYQIAPIGTQVRIV
- the cyoE gene encoding heme o synthase — translated: MTDTSTTPAGEYEAQFGDYFALMKPRVMQLVVFTALVGMLAAPNSVHPVVGFASILFVAIGAGASGALNMWWDADIDAIMRRTQGRPIPSGRVQPGEALAIGVALSGMSVVMLGLAANLLAAGMLLFTILFYAVFYSMWLKRATPQNIVIGGAAGAFPPVIGWIIATGSFSVEAWLMFALIFMWTPPHFWALALFMRNDYDDAKVPMLTVTHGRRSTRRHILAYTVLLVILAVGTGFTTIGGPIYLVTAGVLNLLFLIGAFRIWKRDEDDSEADDFRVERKFFRLSLWYLFLHFGAILVEATLRGYGMGGW
- the dprA gene encoding DNA-processing protein DprA, which encodes MTDRNNAPSSSTPPMVPATLEDDSFAQLRLLRSRRVGVVTYYRMLREYGTARAALEALPEVARAAGVEDYRICPENIVQAELRAAKGAGARLVTHDSVAYPPHLAELDDAPPFLWAIGDIDLLHRPLVSIVGARNASSLGTRMTRALARDLGVAGFTVVSGLARGIDAAAHQAALDTGTIAVQAGGVDVIYPVENTDLAHDIATQGLRLSEQPMGLQPMARHFPSRNRIIAGLARATVVVEAAAKSGSLITARDALDQGRDVLAVPGHPFDARAAGCNMLIRDGATLVRNAADVIELLGPARQEQPVASPLHSPPPSPDRDTASLHIEILSRLGPSPVAEDQLLRDLAVAPAIATPVMVELELNGRILRHAGGLVSRAD
- a CDS encoding SURF1 family protein, whose product is MRRTLFLLIVGLGGAATLIWLGVWQFQRLAWKEAIIADINTRIAAAPVDLPASVNRDLDAYLPVTVSGAFEQGEVHVLVSQKDVGAGYRIITPFVLEDGRRIMVDRGFAVASAKGAARSDGPATITGNLQWPQETDSFTPEADLKGNIWFARDVPAMAQTLGTQPVLLVTRSSTPPAAGISPLPVDTARIPNDHLQYAITWFSLAAIWLGMSLFFLRRRRAPKTES
- the tldD gene encoding metalloprotease TldD, with product MSQPPFNPFEAQLDRDAALSILRDAVAGADDGELFFERRRSEGLVFDDGRLKTASYDASEGFGLRAVRGDVSGYAHSTEITEAALRRASETARLAVGAGGGTWADAPAATNQKLYTDEDPIAGAAFPVKVDTLREIDDFARSLDSRVVQVSASISASIQEVEILRPEGKSVRDVRPMTRVNVSVIVEQDGRRESGTAGGGGRVGLDGLLDPADWQAKIREALRIACVNLRAVPAPAGMMDVVLGPGWPGILLHEAIGHGLEGDFNRKGSSAFAGLMGQRIAAKGVTVLDDGTLPDRRGSISIDDEGTPSAKNVLIEDGVLVGYMQDRQNARLMGVAPTGNGRRESYAHAPMPRMTNTYMLGGDVAPGDIVADLKDGIYAVGFGGGQVDITNGKFVFSCTEAYRVRNGVVGDPVKGATLIGDGATALQQIRAIGNDPALDPGMGNCGKAGQWVPVGVGQPTLMIGGLTVGGAAAA
- the topA gene encoding type I DNA topoisomerase yields the protein MPVVVVESPAKAKTINSYLGSDYIVLASYGHVRDLPPKDGSVDPDNGFDMTWEVATASKKHVKAIADALKDDNALILATDPDREGEAISWHLQETLTKRKSIKKDTPVSRVVFNQITKKAVTEAMANPRQVDMPLVEAYLARRALDYLVGFNLSPVLWRKLPGAKSAGRVQSVTLRLIVEREMEIEAFRNREYWSVKALVATPRGQEFEARLVTMAGKKLDRFDLTNETQAEMAVQAITSRDLTVTSVEAKPASRNPSAPFMTSTLQQEASRKFGMGARQTMSTAQRLYEAGHITYMRTDGIDMAPEAITMARDAIADRFGAEYVPSEPRIYKNKAKNAQEAHECVRPTDMTKDSAALKLTESDQRKLYDLIWKRTLACQMESARLERTTVEIGSKDEQVGLRATGQVVKFDGFLRVYEEGRDDVVDEDDKRLPQITQGDKMDKRSVTPEQHFTQPPPRYTEATLVKRMEELGIGRPSTYASVVTTIQDREYVRKEGNRLFPEDKGRLVTAFLENYFRKYVGYDFTADLEDQLDKVSSADANYKDVLSRFWQDFSAAIAETADLRITEVLEKINEVLEPHLFPQNEDGSDPRLCPNCEIGRLSMRTARSGGAFIGCSNYPECRYTRPFGPPDPEAEASAIPPDGKLLGEDMGEEIRVFKGRFGPYVQRGPVTEENKKPPRQSVPKDWPAEELELERAVMLLSLPREIGPHPEDGVMVWANIGRYGPYIKHAESTSNRGGTNANLEGLDEVFTVGMNRAVQLLAEKVASRGGRGKAAMPIREMGEHPDLGGEVNIMEGKYGPYVKWEKVNATIPKEVEPADLTMERAVELIEEKLAKSPAKRKAATKKPAAKKPAAKKAAPKKAAAKKAPAKKATASKTATKAASTPDA